The Nicotiana tabacum cultivar K326 chromosome 14, ASM71507v2, whole genome shotgun sequence genome contains a region encoding:
- the LOC107831101 gene encoding putative inactive histone-lysine N-methyltransferase SUVR2 isoform X1, giving the protein MAPKSNSKVKRACEAMQVFGYTEEIVKPVLRNLLNLYNKNWKLIEDENYSALLESLIDSEESKERQKSLLEDEPEENEPPLKKSRFCSQLNHSSLAKHDPSPSADTCTLELQSPSKQKMAGFTTESYETEDVELKPFLLKDYQGKGKKQSFSESSPVSTLPNDMVVFSGDNMEGPCNPSSHLTIKEKGDTSLSYPALVPKRRLRFDCREEPNVVGSSDASNKGALVEYDLSDTMPLKVPFSDNLPDSDVPLAVAPSDGSRTFERQDLEFLNSEHLDTEGNEKGVTSSSQQDIASSQKGEVKIFFVYKPCSSSDFRPPSLDAVLKRMEGKYIKSYRISQPGFSLLRLMENLCECYLTAGTKAKAANEPLAGIESQKQHPVGVRYDAANHELHFAPDISNGSFKLSNLIKVSPQIPKFPASGNRDIVCYMVNFNGTKIYGAEKDKTKKVLKLPAPSTMNNSVVVQKKDSSPGLPGSAYYFEDITNGQEEHRISLINEFSHEILHVFKYIPKNIIFQNAYVKFLLARISDDNCCSHCSEDCLSLDIPCACAGETGGEFAYTSGGLLKEKFLENCISMNREPQKHGLVYCQDCPLERSKNNSMSGVCKGHLVRKFIKECWHKCGCSRGCGNRVVQRGIAVSLQVFMTAHGKGWGLRTLEDLSRGAFVCEYVGEIVTNMELYERNTQTADERHTYPVLLDADWGSEGVLKDEEALCLDATSYGNVARFINHRCYDANLVEIPVEVETPDHHYYHVAFFTTRKVNALEELTWDYGIDFTDHSHPVKAFKCCCGSELCRDIKSLKRARK; this is encoded by the exons ATGGCGCCAAAGTCGAATTCAAAAGTGAAAAGGGCCTGTGAGGCAATGCAGGTCTTTGGCTATACTGAAGAAATTGTGAAGCCAGTATTGAGGAACCTTCTGAATCTGTACAACAAAAACTGGAAGCTTATTGAAGATGAGAATTATTCTGCTCTTTTGGAGTCTCTTATAGACAGCGAGGAGTCAAAG GAAAGGCAGAAATCCTTGTTGGAAGATGAGCCCGAAGAAAATGAACCACCACTGAAAAAATCTAGGTTCTGCTCTCAATTAAATCATTCCTCACTTGCTAAACATGATCCCAGTCCTAGTGCTGACACATGTACTTTAGAGTTGCAATCTCCCAGCAAGCAGAAGATGGCTGGGTTCACCACTGAATCTTATGAAACTGAGGATGTTGAACTGAAGCCTTTTCTCTTGAAAGATTATCAGGGCAAAGGTAAGAAACAGAGTTTTTCAGAATCTTCTCCTGTTTCAACGCTGCCTAATGACATGGTAGTGTTCTCTGGTGATAACATGGAAGGACCTTGTAATCCGTCATCTCATTTAACTATAAAGGAAAAGGGTGATACATCTCTTTCATATCCTGCTCTGGTACCTAAAAGAAGACTGCGTTTTGATTGCCGGGAAGAGCCAAATGTTGTAGGTTCTTCTGATGCATCCAACAAAGGTGCTCTTGTTGAGTACGACCTTAGTGATACTATGCCTCTAAAAGTGCCATTTTCTGATAACCTGCCAGATTCTGATGTTCCTCTTGCTGTTGCTCCTTCAG ATGGCTCAAGAACATTTGAAAGACAAGACTTGGAGTTTCTCAACTCTGAACATTTGGATACGGAAGGAAATGAAAAAGGCGTGACAAGTTCATCACAACAAGATATTGCTTCCTCTCAGAAGGGGGAGGTGAAGATCTTCTTTGTCTATAAGCCATGTTCCTCATCCGATTTTCGTCCACCAAGTTTAGATGCAGTCCTGAAGCGGATGGAGGGAAAGTATATAAAGTCTTATAGAATTTCTCAACCTGGTTTCTCTCTATTGAGGCTGATGGAAAATCTGTGTGAATGCTATCTGACAGCTGGCACCAAGGCTAAGGCAGCAAATGAGCCATTAGCTGGGATAGAGTCTCAGAAACAACATCCAGTTGGTGTGAGATATGATGCTGCTAATCATGAATTGCACTTTGCTCCAGACATTAGCAATGGCTCATTCAAATTGTCGAATCTTATCAAAGTCTCACCTCAAATTCCAAAATTTCCAGCTTCAGGAAATAGGGATATAGTGTGCTATATGgtgaattttaatggtactaagATTTATGGTGCTGAAAAGGATAAAACCAAGAAGGTTCTTAAACTCCCTGCGCCTTCAACGATGAACAATTCGGTGGTTGTTCAGAAAAAAGACTCGTCTCCTGGTCTTCCTGGTTCTGCTTATTATTTTGAAGACATCACCAATGGTCAAGAGGAGCATAGAATTTCGTTGATCAATGAATTCAGCCATGAGATCTTGCATGTCTTTAAGTACATACCTAAGAACATTATTTTCCAAAATGCATATGTGAAGTTTCTTCTTGCTCGTATATCAGATGACAACTGTTGTTCACACTGCAGCGAGGATTGTTTGTCTCTAGATATACCTTGTGCTTGTGCTGGTGAAACAGGGGGTGAATTTGCCTACACATCAGGTGGTTTGCTCAAGGAAAAGTTTCTCGAGAATTGCATCTCAATGAACCGTGAACCCCAAAAGCATGGTTTAGTATATTGTCAAGACTGTCCCCTTGAAAGGTCTAAGAACAATAGCATGTCTGGCGTGTGCAAGGGTCATTTGGTGAGGAAATTTATCAAAGAGTGCTGGCATAAATGTGGCTGCAGCAGGGGATGTGGAAATCGTGTTGTTCAGCGAGGAATAGCAGTGTCATTGCAG GTGTTTATGACAGCTCATGGAAAAGGGTGGGGGCTCAGGACACTGGAGGATTTGTCTAGAGGTGCTTTTGTCTGTGAATATGTAGGAGAAATAGTGACCAACATGGAGTTGTATGAGCGAAACACGCAAACCGCTGATGAGAGACACACATACCCAGTTTTGCTAGATGCAGACTGGGGTTCGGAAGGTGTCCTGAAGGATGAAGAGGCACTTTGTTTGGATGCTACTTCTTATGGCAATGTTGCAAGGTTCATTAATCATAG ATGTTATGATGCTAACTTGGTGGAGATCCCAGTTGAAGTAGAGACTCCGGATCATCACTACTACCAT GTTGCTTTTTTCACTACGAGGAAAGTTAATGCTTTAGAAGAGTTAACTTGG GATTATGGTATTGACTTCACTGATCATAGTCATCCAGTGAAAGCGTTCAAGTGTTGCTGTGGAAGCGAACTTTGTCGAGACATCAAGTCCTTGAAGA GAGCTAGGAAGTAG
- the LOC107831101 gene encoding putative inactive histone-lysine N-methyltransferase SUVR2 isoform X2 yields MAPKSNSKVKRACEAMQVFGYTEEIVKPVLRNLLNLYNKNWKLIEDENYSALLESLIDSEESKERQKSLLEDEPEENEPPLKKSRFCSQLNHSSLAKHDPSPSADTCTLELQSPSKQKMAGFTTESYETEDVELKPFLLKDYQGKGPCNPSSHLTIKEKGDTSLSYPALVPKRRLRFDCREEPNVVGSSDASNKGALVEYDLSDTMPLKVPFSDNLPDSDVPLAVAPSDGSRTFERQDLEFLNSEHLDTEGNEKGVTSSSQQDIASSQKGEVKIFFVYKPCSSSDFRPPSLDAVLKRMEGKYIKSYRISQPGFSLLRLMENLCECYLTAGTKAKAANEPLAGIESQKQHPVGVRYDAANHELHFAPDISNGSFKLSNLIKVSPQIPKFPASGNRDIVCYMVNFNGTKIYGAEKDKTKKVLKLPAPSTMNNSVVVQKKDSSPGLPGSAYYFEDITNGQEEHRISLINEFSHEILHVFKYIPKNIIFQNAYVKFLLARISDDNCCSHCSEDCLSLDIPCACAGETGGEFAYTSGGLLKEKFLENCISMNREPQKHGLVYCQDCPLERSKNNSMSGVCKGHLVRKFIKECWHKCGCSRGCGNRVVQRGIAVSLQVFMTAHGKGWGLRTLEDLSRGAFVCEYVGEIVTNMELYERNTQTADERHTYPVLLDADWGSEGVLKDEEALCLDATSYGNVARFINHRCYDANLVEIPVEVETPDHHYYHVAFFTTRKVNALEELTWDYGIDFTDHSHPVKAFKCCCGSELCRDIKSLKRARK; encoded by the exons ATGGCGCCAAAGTCGAATTCAAAAGTGAAAAGGGCCTGTGAGGCAATGCAGGTCTTTGGCTATACTGAAGAAATTGTGAAGCCAGTATTGAGGAACCTTCTGAATCTGTACAACAAAAACTGGAAGCTTATTGAAGATGAGAATTATTCTGCTCTTTTGGAGTCTCTTATAGACAGCGAGGAGTCAAAG GAAAGGCAGAAATCCTTGTTGGAAGATGAGCCCGAAGAAAATGAACCACCACTGAAAAAATCTAGGTTCTGCTCTCAATTAAATCATTCCTCACTTGCTAAACATGATCCCAGTCCTAGTGCTGACACATGTACTTTAGAGTTGCAATCTCCCAGCAAGCAGAAGATGGCTGGGTTCACCACTGAATCTTATGAAACTGAGGATGTTGAACTGAAGCCTTTTCTCTTGAAAGATTATCAGGGCAAAG GACCTTGTAATCCGTCATCTCATTTAACTATAAAGGAAAAGGGTGATACATCTCTTTCATATCCTGCTCTGGTACCTAAAAGAAGACTGCGTTTTGATTGCCGGGAAGAGCCAAATGTTGTAGGTTCTTCTGATGCATCCAACAAAGGTGCTCTTGTTGAGTACGACCTTAGTGATACTATGCCTCTAAAAGTGCCATTTTCTGATAACCTGCCAGATTCTGATGTTCCTCTTGCTGTTGCTCCTTCAG ATGGCTCAAGAACATTTGAAAGACAAGACTTGGAGTTTCTCAACTCTGAACATTTGGATACGGAAGGAAATGAAAAAGGCGTGACAAGTTCATCACAACAAGATATTGCTTCCTCTCAGAAGGGGGAGGTGAAGATCTTCTTTGTCTATAAGCCATGTTCCTCATCCGATTTTCGTCCACCAAGTTTAGATGCAGTCCTGAAGCGGATGGAGGGAAAGTATATAAAGTCTTATAGAATTTCTCAACCTGGTTTCTCTCTATTGAGGCTGATGGAAAATCTGTGTGAATGCTATCTGACAGCTGGCACCAAGGCTAAGGCAGCAAATGAGCCATTAGCTGGGATAGAGTCTCAGAAACAACATCCAGTTGGTGTGAGATATGATGCTGCTAATCATGAATTGCACTTTGCTCCAGACATTAGCAATGGCTCATTCAAATTGTCGAATCTTATCAAAGTCTCACCTCAAATTCCAAAATTTCCAGCTTCAGGAAATAGGGATATAGTGTGCTATATGgtgaattttaatggtactaagATTTATGGTGCTGAAAAGGATAAAACCAAGAAGGTTCTTAAACTCCCTGCGCCTTCAACGATGAACAATTCGGTGGTTGTTCAGAAAAAAGACTCGTCTCCTGGTCTTCCTGGTTCTGCTTATTATTTTGAAGACATCACCAATGGTCAAGAGGAGCATAGAATTTCGTTGATCAATGAATTCAGCCATGAGATCTTGCATGTCTTTAAGTACATACCTAAGAACATTATTTTCCAAAATGCATATGTGAAGTTTCTTCTTGCTCGTATATCAGATGACAACTGTTGTTCACACTGCAGCGAGGATTGTTTGTCTCTAGATATACCTTGTGCTTGTGCTGGTGAAACAGGGGGTGAATTTGCCTACACATCAGGTGGTTTGCTCAAGGAAAAGTTTCTCGAGAATTGCATCTCAATGAACCGTGAACCCCAAAAGCATGGTTTAGTATATTGTCAAGACTGTCCCCTTGAAAGGTCTAAGAACAATAGCATGTCTGGCGTGTGCAAGGGTCATTTGGTGAGGAAATTTATCAAAGAGTGCTGGCATAAATGTGGCTGCAGCAGGGGATGTGGAAATCGTGTTGTTCAGCGAGGAATAGCAGTGTCATTGCAG GTGTTTATGACAGCTCATGGAAAAGGGTGGGGGCTCAGGACACTGGAGGATTTGTCTAGAGGTGCTTTTGTCTGTGAATATGTAGGAGAAATAGTGACCAACATGGAGTTGTATGAGCGAAACACGCAAACCGCTGATGAGAGACACACATACCCAGTTTTGCTAGATGCAGACTGGGGTTCGGAAGGTGTCCTGAAGGATGAAGAGGCACTTTGTTTGGATGCTACTTCTTATGGCAATGTTGCAAGGTTCATTAATCATAG ATGTTATGATGCTAACTTGGTGGAGATCCCAGTTGAAGTAGAGACTCCGGATCATCACTACTACCAT GTTGCTTTTTTCACTACGAGGAAAGTTAATGCTTTAGAAGAGTTAACTTGG GATTATGGTATTGACTTCACTGATCATAGTCATCCAGTGAAAGCGTTCAAGTGTTGCTGTGGAAGCGAACTTTGTCGAGACATCAAGTCCTTGAAGA GAGCTAGGAAGTAG